A single Streptomyces sp. 2114.4 DNA region contains:
- a CDS encoding glutamate ABC transporter substrate-binding protein, protein MRIRQTAAAGAVVLALAATATACGGETGTAGDKPAGGEVYSGTYKVASAPKIDSPVLKKAQKAKKIVIGVKADQPFLGFKDTAGKYSGFDIEIAKMVAADLGFSAKQIEYKTIDSNVRETTISHGQVDYYVGTYTINDERKKQVGFAGPYYTAGADLLVRKDDKGITGPESLKGKKVCSIVGSTPLQEIKKPKYGANTSEQSKYSDCVKNLVDGQVDAVTTDDAILKGYAAQRPSQLRVVGKPFTKEPYGVGMRKDDKALRTAITAALENHIKNGDYEKAYKATLGKSGSPFKAPQTPLPRD, encoded by the coding sequence ATGAGGATTCGTCAGACGGCTGCGGCCGGTGCGGTGGTGCTCGCGCTGGCGGCCACGGCTACTGCGTGCGGCGGGGAGACGGGCACGGCAGGCGACAAGCCGGCCGGCGGAGAGGTCTACAGCGGCACCTACAAGGTCGCCTCCGCCCCGAAGATCGACTCCCCGGTGCTGAAGAAGGCCCAGAAGGCCAAGAAGATCGTCATCGGTGTGAAGGCCGACCAGCCGTTCCTGGGCTTCAAGGACACCGCCGGCAAATACTCCGGCTTCGACATCGAGATCGCCAAGATGGTCGCCGCCGACCTGGGCTTCTCCGCGAAGCAGATCGAGTACAAGACGATCGACTCCAACGTCCGTGAGACGACCATCTCCCACGGCCAGGTCGACTACTACGTCGGTACCTACACGATCAACGACGAGCGCAAGAAGCAGGTCGGCTTCGCGGGCCCGTACTACACCGCCGGCGCGGACCTCCTGGTGCGCAAGGACGACAAGGGCATCACCGGTCCGGAATCCCTCAAGGGCAAGAAGGTCTGCTCGATCGTCGGCTCGACTCCGCTGCAGGAGATCAAGAAGCCGAAGTACGGCGCGAACACCAGCGAGCAGTCGAAGTACTCGGACTGCGTCAAGAACCTCGTCGACGGCCAGGTGGACGCGGTCACCACCGACGACGCGATCCTCAAGGGCTACGCGGCACAGCGTCCCAGCCAGCTCCGGGTCGTCGGCAAGCCGTTCACCAAGGAGCCCTACGGCGTCGGTATGCGCAAGGACGACAAGGCCCTGCGCACCGCCATCACCGCAGCGCTGGAGAACCACATCAAGAACGGCGACTACGAGAAGGCCTACAAGGCCACGCTCGGCAAGTCGGGTTCGCCCTTCAAGGCCCCCCAGACCCCGCTTCCGCGCGACTGA
- a CDS encoding response regulator transcription factor, whose translation MRLLLVEDDDHVAAALSAVLAKHGLSVVHARNGEEALKALLPAHAEPFAVVLLDLGLPDQDGFEVCGRIRKICATPVIMVTARSDVRSRIHGLNLGADDYVVKPYDTGELLARIHAVSRRNAPGGPEQPADEGVPGEALYLGAVTVELPTRQVSVDGAAVPLTRKEFDLLALLAQRPGVVFRREQIISEVWRTSWEGTGRTLEVHIASLRAKLRMPALIETVRGVGYRLVVPAAGAGRRLPASPAS comes from the coding sequence ATGAGACTGCTGCTCGTCGAGGACGACGATCATGTCGCCGCGGCCCTGTCCGCGGTGCTGGCCAAGCACGGCCTGTCCGTCGTCCACGCACGCAACGGCGAGGAGGCGCTCAAGGCCCTGCTGCCCGCCCATGCGGAGCCGTTCGCGGTGGTGCTGCTCGACCTCGGGCTGCCCGACCAGGACGGCTTCGAGGTGTGCGGCCGGATCCGCAAGATCTGCGCCACCCCCGTCATCATGGTCACCGCGCGCTCCGATGTGCGCTCCCGCATCCACGGCCTCAACCTCGGCGCCGACGACTATGTCGTCAAGCCGTACGACACCGGTGAGCTGCTGGCCCGTATCCATGCGGTGAGCCGGCGCAACGCACCCGGCGGCCCCGAGCAGCCCGCCGACGAGGGCGTCCCCGGCGAGGCGCTGTATCTGGGCGCGGTCACCGTCGAACTCCCCACCCGCCAGGTGTCCGTGGACGGCGCCGCGGTCCCGCTCACCCGCAAGGAGTTCGACCTGCTGGCGCTGCTCGCCCAGCGGCCCGGTGTGGTCTTCCGCCGGGAACAGATCATCAGCGAGGTGTGGCGCACGAGCTGGGAGGGCACCGGCCGGACCCTGGAGGTCCATATCGCCTCACTCCGCGCCAAGTTGCGGATGCCCGCCCTGATCGAGACGGTGCGCGGCGTCGGCTACCGCCTGGTCGTCCCGGCCGCCGGTGCGGGGCGGCGGCTGCCCGCCTCCCCGGCCTCCTGA
- the recA gene encoding recombinase RecA: MAGTDREKALDAALAQIERQFGKGAVMRMGERSKEPIEVIPTGSTALDVALGVGGLPRGRVIEVYGPESSGKTTLTLHAVANAQKAGGSVAFIDAEHALDPEYAKKLGVDTDSLILSQPDNGEQALEITDMLVRSGALDLIVIDSVAALVPRAEIEGEMGDSHVGLQARLMSQALRKITSALNQSKTTAIFINQLREKIGVMFGSPETTTGGRALKFYASVRLDIRRIETLKDGTDAVGNRTRVKVVKNKVSPPFKQAEFDILYGQGISREGGLIDMGVEHGFIRKSGAWYTYEGDQLGQGKENARNFLKDNPDLANEIEKKIKEKLGIGVQPQDPAAEPGADAAVAAGEPAVAAPAPAAKGAKGSKAAAAKS, encoded by the coding sequence ATGGCAGGCACCGACCGCGAGAAGGCGCTGGACGCCGCGCTCGCACAGATTGAACGGCAATTCGGCAAGGGCGCCGTGATGCGCATGGGGGAGCGGTCGAAGGAGCCCATCGAGGTCATCCCCACCGGATCCACCGCGCTCGACGTCGCGCTCGGCGTCGGCGGCCTCCCCCGCGGCCGCGTCATCGAGGTCTACGGCCCGGAGTCCTCCGGTAAGACGACCCTGACCCTGCACGCCGTCGCGAACGCCCAGAAGGCCGGCGGCTCCGTCGCGTTCATCGACGCCGAGCACGCCCTCGACCCCGAGTACGCCAAGAAGCTCGGCGTGGACACCGACTCCCTCATCCTGTCCCAGCCGGACAACGGCGAGCAGGCCCTGGAGATCACGGACATGCTGGTCCGCTCCGGCGCACTCGACCTCATCGTGATCGACTCCGTCGCCGCCCTGGTGCCGCGGGCCGAGATCGAGGGTGAGATGGGTGACTCCCACGTCGGCCTGCAGGCCCGGCTGATGAGCCAGGCGCTGCGCAAGATCACCAGCGCGCTCAACCAGTCCAAGACCACCGCGATCTTCATCAACCAGCTCCGCGAGAAGATCGGCGTGATGTTCGGCTCGCCGGAGACCACCACCGGTGGACGTGCGCTGAAGTTCTACGCCTCGGTGCGTCTCGACATCCGCCGCATCGAAACCCTCAAGGACGGCACGGACGCGGTCGGCAACCGCACCCGCGTCAAGGTCGTCAAGAACAAGGTCTCCCCGCCCTTCAAGCAGGCCGAGTTCGACATCCTCTACGGCCAGGGCATCAGCCGTGAGGGCGGCCTGATCGACATGGGCGTGGAGCACGGCTTCATCCGCAAGTCCGGTGCTTGGTACACCTACGAGGGCGACCAGCTCGGCCAGGGCAAGGAAAACGCCCGTAACTTCCTCAAGGACAACCCGGATCTCGCCAACGAGATCGAGAAGAAGATCAAGGAAAAGCTCGGCATCGGCGTGCAGCCGCAGGACCCGGCGGCGGAGCCCGGCGCGGACGCCGCGGTGGCGGCGGGCGAACCGGCGGTCGCAGCTCCGGCACCGGCGGCCAAGGGTGCCAAGGGTTCCAAGGCCGCCGCGGCCAAGAGCTAG
- a CDS encoding amino acid ABC transporter permease, whose protein sequence is MNVLLDYLPEFRDGFLGTLAITASSALLALVLGVAIAGFRVSPVPPLRAFGTAWVTVLRNTPLTLLFLVAFFVVPQVLFRGASPYILATLALGFYTSSFVCEAVRSGINTVPLGQAEAARSIGMTFSQTLREIVLPQATRTVLAPLSSIFIALTKNSAIAGAFGYGELFNVSKLLNDKGYPIAWIFLWTALAYLVITFAISGAFRMLERRMGVVR, encoded by the coding sequence ATGAACGTACTCCTCGATTACCTGCCCGAGTTCCGGGACGGGTTCCTCGGAACCCTGGCGATCACCGCGTCCAGCGCGCTGCTCGCCCTGGTCCTCGGCGTTGCCATAGCCGGCTTCCGGGTGTCTCCGGTCCCGCCGCTGCGCGCCTTCGGCACGGCCTGGGTCACGGTGCTGCGCAACACCCCGCTGACGCTGCTCTTCCTGGTCGCGTTCTTCGTCGTCCCTCAGGTGCTCTTCCGCGGCGCCAGCCCGTACATCCTGGCCACCCTGGCCCTCGGCTTCTACACCTCCTCCTTCGTCTGCGAGGCGGTGCGGTCCGGCATCAACACCGTGCCGCTGGGCCAGGCGGAGGCCGCGCGCAGCATCGGCATGACGTTCTCCCAGACGCTGCGCGAGATAGTGCTCCCCCAGGCCACGCGCACCGTGCTGGCACCGCTCAGCAGCATCTTCATCGCGCTGACGAAGAACTCCGCCATCGCCGGAGCGTTCGGCTACGGCGAGTTGTTCAACGTCTCCAAGCTGCTGAACGACAAGGGGTATCCGATCGCCTGGATCTTCCTGTGGACGGCGCTCGCCTACCTCGTCATCACCTTCGCCATCAGCGGCGCCTTCCGGATGCTGGAGCGCCGGATGGGGGTCGTGCGGTGA
- a CDS encoding amino acid ABC transporter permease → MSGASVLYDVPGPKAKTRNRIYGVCGALAMLGLLVFAVVRLNTKGQLEPEVWNIFNNAGVRTNIRDGVLTTLQVFAVAAVLSLVLGVLLAVARLSDHKPVRWLATGFIELFRAVPLLITIYALWVALLTNREALGLGEDGPQFWALVIGLTVYNGSVQAEVLRAGVNAVPAGQREAAYALGMTKTQVMTTVLLPQAIRAMLPTIISQLVVTLKDTSLGYIITFEELLFTARQMSTNILVNGNDTYVPFIIVTGAIYVAMCLALSSLANWIERRGSRARTGIKVAAAGEPVAAGDAMEMADAVPDKPAAPQD, encoded by the coding sequence ATGAGCGGCGCCAGCGTTCTCTACGACGTACCCGGGCCGAAGGCAAAGACACGCAACCGCATCTACGGCGTCTGCGGTGCGCTCGCGATGCTGGGACTGCTCGTGTTCGCCGTGGTCCGGCTCAACACCAAGGGCCAGCTCGAACCCGAGGTGTGGAACATCTTCAACAACGCCGGAGTGCGGACCAACATCCGCGACGGCGTCCTGACGACACTGCAGGTCTTCGCGGTCGCGGCGGTGCTGTCGCTGGTCCTGGGCGTGCTGCTCGCGGTGGCGCGGCTGTCGGACCACAAGCCGGTCCGCTGGCTGGCGACCGGCTTCATCGAGCTCTTCCGTGCCGTCCCGCTGCTGATCACGATCTATGCGCTGTGGGTGGCGCTGCTGACCAACCGCGAAGCCCTCGGCCTCGGCGAGGACGGGCCGCAGTTCTGGGCACTGGTCATCGGGCTGACGGTCTACAACGGCTCGGTCCAGGCCGAGGTGCTCCGGGCCGGCGTCAACGCCGTCCCCGCGGGACAGCGTGAGGCCGCCTACGCACTCGGTATGACCAAGACCCAGGTCATGACGACGGTGCTGCTCCCGCAGGCCATCCGTGCGATGCTCCCGACGATCATCAGCCAGCTCGTGGTGACCCTGAAGGACACCTCGCTGGGCTACATCATCACCTTCGAGGAACTGCTCTTCACCGCCCGCCAGATGAGCACCAACATCCTCGTCAACGGCAATGACACCTATGTGCCGTTCATCATCGTGACCGGCGCCATCTACGTCGCGATGTGCCTGGCGCTGTCCTCCCTCGCCAACTGGATCGAGCGGCGCGGCAGCCGGGCCAGGACCGGCATCAAGGTGGCCGCGGCCGGCGAGCCGGTGGCGGCCGGCGACGCGATGGAGATGGCCGACGCGGTACCGGACAAGCCGGCGGCCCCGCAGGACTGA
- a CDS encoding cold-shock protein → MASGTVKWFNSEKGFGFIEQDGGGPDVFAHYSNINAQGFRELLEGQKVTFDVTQGPKGPQAENIAAA, encoded by the coding sequence ATGGCTTCCGGCACCGTCAAGTGGTTCAACTCGGAAAAGGGCTTCGGCTTCATCGAGCAGGACGGCGGCGGCCCCGACGTCTTCGCCCACTACTCGAACATCAACGCGCAGGGCTTCCGTGAGCTCCTCGAGGGCCAGAAGGTCACCTTCGACGTGACCCAGGGCCCGAAGGGCCCGCAGGCGGAGAACATCGCCGCCGCCTGA
- a CDS encoding putative leader peptide produces MTDHSSRFWRRVHLDLLRYAGCMCRPSC; encoded by the coding sequence ATGACTGATCACAGCTCGCGATTCTGGCGGAGGGTCCATCTCGACCTGCTCCGCTATGCGGGCTGCATGTGTCGTCCGTCCTGTTGA
- a CDS encoding rhodanese-like domain-containing protein, producing MSAVDELLARARRELGHRVGPREAAAVQEAGGLLVDIRYAELRERDGLIPGALIVERNELEWRLDPTGEHHAPEATHHALPVVVVCNEGYASSLAALSLRELGLHRATDLEGGFQAWRGAGLPVG from the coding sequence ATGAGCGCGGTCGATGAGCTGCTGGCCCGTGCCCGGCGCGAGCTGGGGCACCGGGTGGGTCCGCGGGAGGCCGCCGCCGTCCAGGAAGCCGGCGGGCTGCTGGTGGACATCCGCTACGCGGAGCTGAGGGAGCGCGACGGCCTCATCCCGGGCGCACTGATCGTGGAGCGTAACGAGCTGGAGTGGCGGCTCGACCCGACGGGCGAGCACCACGCCCCGGAAGCGACCCACCACGCTCTGCCGGTCGTGGTGGTCTGCAACGAGGGCTACGCATCGAGCCTCGCGGCACTCTCCCTGCGCGAGCTGGGCCTGCACCGCGCAACCGACCTGGAGGGCGGGTTCCAGGCTTGGCGGGGGGCCGGGTTGCCGGTGGGGTGA
- the recX gene encoding recombination regulator RecX, giving the protein MTRRTEWPGSENDTSSAAGDAETRQGRRGRHGRESSGGPDASRAGSGPPRTPEEQARAICLRLLTGSPRTRKQLGDALHQRGIPEETAEEVLSRFEDVGLIDDAAFADAWVESRHHGRGLARRALARELRTKGVDSALIDVAVGRLDSEQEEATARELVDRKLRSTRGLDREKRLRRLAGMLARKGYPEGLALRVVRQALEEEGEDPALLEEHCLPDT; this is encoded by the coding sequence GTGACGCGGCGAACGGAATGGCCGGGCAGCGAGAACGACACCAGCAGCGCTGCCGGCGACGCCGAGACCCGTCAGGGCCGCAGGGGCCGTCATGGCCGGGAGAGCAGCGGTGGTCCCGACGCGTCGAGGGCCGGGTCGGGACCACCGCGTACACCTGAGGAGCAGGCACGGGCGATCTGCCTGCGCCTGCTCACCGGGAGCCCTCGTACGCGCAAGCAGCTCGGGGACGCCCTGCACCAGCGGGGCATCCCCGAGGAGACGGCGGAGGAAGTGCTCTCCCGCTTCGAGGACGTCGGACTGATCGACGACGCGGCCTTCGCCGACGCCTGGGTGGAGTCCCGCCATCACGGGCGCGGCCTGGCCCGCCGCGCCCTGGCCCGTGAACTACGCACCAAGGGTGTGGACTCCGCCCTCATCGATGTGGCCGTCGGCCGCCTCGACTCCGAACAGGAGGAGGCCACCGCCCGCGAGCTGGTCGACCGCAAACTGCGCTCCACCCGAGGCCTGGACCGCGAAAAGCGCCTGCGCCGTCTGGCCGGAATGCTGGCCCGCAAGGGGTACCCGGAAGGCCTCGCCCTCCGGGTGGTCAGGCAGGCCCTGGAGGAGGAAGGCGAGGACCCGGCACTCCTGGAGGAGCACTGTCTGCCGGACACGTGA
- a CDS encoding FAD-dependent monooxygenase: MDPVIVVGAGPVGLSLSLALARLGVPSVVLDETTGQEDTRPARTAVLHQDTAAFVGRLGCADTLESDGTRWTAWRTMRRRRLLERIAFAPQAPDGAAPATAVSPVHLPQHALTRALRAALAHEKLAEIVTGSRLAGLEQDEQGISAHTRGTNGTWWRGSYLIGCDGPRSTVRKLLDIRFPGRTAVERHAVAALRCELPWPGEALLHRSPPRHGGGPGSEVSARPLPDGIWRLDWLLPPGRELVTPDALVARIRDSLAGWTTESPADADGADGGVAPARGRGHGRLVPPYELLDTGVHTVHHRLARRWRRGRAFLAGDAAHLLGALGTQGLDEGLRDAENLAWKLGLAWHHGAGEVLLDSYQAERRGAVAARLRAADQALPLLRDGRSARWRTVLPGAVRGRSTLLTDGHLSRGPLGAPPVYARSPLAPPVTGPVVETLPGAAVTDVPVTASDGSVVRLRDRLGQGLLVVLVAPGTGVWDRRHWQSAGLMPRLADAVDALPMAAEILVTEAYPGAAAHTVLLVRPDGHLVTALSGVRPAEMAACADAVRGTAYGQDAEPGRARQPERTGDLGVSRDGGAGEGGAGAGEPGEGAAGASGAEEGEHGAGGAAAGRTSAVDPARTSMLHSEDD; this comes from the coding sequence GTGGACCCGGTGATCGTGGTCGGCGCCGGCCCGGTCGGCCTCTCCCTCTCCCTCGCCCTCGCCCGCCTCGGCGTGCCCAGTGTCGTCCTCGACGAGACCACCGGCCAGGAGGACACCCGGCCCGCCCGCACCGCCGTGCTCCACCAGGACACCGCCGCCTTCGTCGGCCGGCTCGGCTGTGCCGACACCCTGGAGAGCGACGGCACCCGCTGGACGGCCTGGCGCACGATGCGCCGCCGGCGCCTGCTGGAACGCATCGCCTTCGCCCCGCAGGCCCCGGACGGCGCCGCCCCCGCCACCGCCGTGTCCCCGGTCCATCTGCCGCAGCATGCCCTCACCCGCGCGCTGCGCGCCGCACTCGCCCACGAAAAGCTCGCCGAGATCGTCACCGGCAGCCGGCTCGCCGGCCTCGAACAGGACGAGCAGGGCATCAGCGCCCACACCCGCGGCACCAACGGGACGTGGTGGCGCGGGAGTTACCTGATCGGCTGCGACGGCCCCCGCTCGACGGTCCGCAAGCTGCTGGACATCCGCTTCCCGGGCCGTACGGCGGTGGAGCGGCACGCGGTCGCCGCGCTGCGCTGCGAGCTCCCCTGGCCCGGCGAGGCGCTGCTGCACCGCTCGCCGCCCCGGCACGGCGGCGGACCGGGCAGCGAGGTGTCCGCCCGCCCGCTGCCCGACGGCATCTGGCGGCTGGACTGGCTGCTGCCACCGGGGCGCGAACTGGTCACACCGGACGCCCTGGTCGCCCGGATCCGCGACTCGCTGGCCGGCTGGACCACCGAATCCCCGGCGGACGCGGACGGCGCGGACGGCGGCGTGGCGCCCGCACGGGGGCGCGGCCACGGGCGGCTGGTCCCGCCGTACGAACTCCTCGACACCGGGGTGCACACCGTCCACCACCGGCTGGCCCGGCGTTGGCGCCGGGGCCGCGCCTTCCTCGCCGGGGACGCCGCCCATCTGCTGGGCGCCCTCGGCACCCAGGGCCTGGACGAGGGGCTGCGGGACGCCGAAAACCTCGCTTGGAAGCTGGGCCTGGCCTGGCATCACGGCGCCGGTGAGGTACTGCTCGACAGCTACCAGGCCGAGCGCCGGGGCGCGGTGGCGGCCCGGCTGCGCGCCGCGGACCAGGCCTTGCCGCTGCTGCGCGACGGCCGCTCGGCCCGCTGGCGGACCGTGCTCCCGGGTGCGGTGCGCGGCCGCAGCACCCTGCTCACCGACGGTCATCTGAGCCGCGGCCCGCTGGGCGCGCCGCCGGTGTACGCGCGCTCCCCGCTCGCGCCGCCCGTGACCGGCCCCGTCGTCGAGACGCTTCCCGGCGCGGCCGTCACGGATGTGCCGGTGACCGCGTCCGACGGCTCGGTGGTCCGGCTGCGCGACCGGCTCGGGCAGGGCCTTCTGGTGGTGCTGGTGGCGCCCGGTACCGGTGTCTGGGACCGGCGGCACTGGCAGTCGGCGGGTCTGATGCCCCGGTTGGCCGACGCGGTCGACGCGCTGCCGATGGCCGCCGAGATCCTGGTCACCGAGGCCTATCCGGGTGCGGCCGCGCACACCGTGCTGCTCGTACGGCCGGACGGCCATCTGGTCACCGCGCTGTCGGGGGTCCGCCCGGCCGAGATGGCCGCCTGTGCGGACGCGGTACGGGGCACGGCGTACGGGCAGGACGCGGAGCCAGGGCGGGCCCGGCAGCCCGAGCGGACCGGCGACTTGGGGGTGTCCCGGGACGGCGGAGCCGGGGAGGGGGGAGCCGGGGCGGGAGAGCCCGGGGAGGGTGCAGCCGGGGCGAGTGGCGCCGAGGAGGGTGAGCACGGGGCGGGCGGAGCCGCGGCGGGGCGGACTTCCGCGGTTGACCCTGCGCGAACGTCCATGCTTCACTCCGAGGATGACTGA
- a CDS encoding cysteine dioxygenase, giving the protein MPDVRTPARPRATGHDGGPSARELLDFAHRTAADPELIASLPLDPEGRTWIRLDGPGGSEAWLIGWPPGTGTGWHDHGGSHGAFATAAGELTEQSLTAQLPTEGWKTLELADDVDRERKLSGGRGRAFGPHHVHQVLNLSPQAHAVSVHAYYPPLPLMRRYSRTGPLLRLEAVEQPEEWT; this is encoded by the coding sequence GTGCCCGACGTACGTACCCCTGCGCGCCCGCGTGCCACCGGCCATGACGGTGGGCCCAGCGCCCGTGAACTTCTCGACTTCGCCCACCGCACCGCCGCGGACCCGGAGCTCATCGCTTCGCTCCCGCTCGACCCCGAAGGCCGTACCTGGATCCGGCTGGACGGGCCGGGCGGCAGTGAGGCCTGGCTGATCGGCTGGCCGCCCGGCACCGGTACCGGCTGGCACGACCACGGCGGCTCGCACGGCGCCTTCGCGACGGCCGCCGGCGAGCTGACGGAACAGTCGCTCACCGCTCAGCTCCCCACCGAGGGCTGGAAGACGCTGGAGCTCGCCGACGACGTGGACCGGGAGCGCAAGCTCAGCGGCGGCCGCGGCCGGGCGTTCGGCCCACACCATGTCCACCAGGTGCTCAACCTGTCCCCGCAGGCCCATGCGGTGTCGGTACACGCCTACTACCCGCCGCTGCCGTTGATGCGCCGCTACAGCCGCACCGGGCCACTGCTGCGGCTCGAAGCGGTCGAGCAGCCCGAGGAGTGGACATGA
- a CDS encoding HAMP domain-containing sensor histidine kinase: MRTRLLPLLIVLMAGVLLALGIPLGVITAGVEQQRVVVDRIDDAARFASLAQFVTARPATDTDSKTPEEDERLATLRTELARYYGLYGIRAGVFYRDHTPMAAAPAGMPVPRDGEGAQAFREALAGRRSHDPHQIWPWDDTGRIPVASPVIRDGDVVAVVMTDSPTGHLRAGVLRSWLLIAAGECAAMLVAVAAAFRLTGWVLRPVRVLDTASHDIATGRMNARVAATAGPPELRRLARSFNEMADHVEDVLEQQRAFVADASHQLRNPLSALLLRIELLALELPDGNAEIASVRTEGKRLARVLDDLLDLALAEHTAADLQLTDVAALAAERVDSWRPLADDKGVLLTYEGQRAVTGWADPVALSSALDAVVDNALKFTPEGRPVTVGVAAAGERVHVTVADRGPGLTDDELARIGDRFWRSGRHQNVSGSGLGLSITRALLTAGGATIAYAPHPPHGLKVTVTVPRTAP, encoded by the coding sequence GTGCGCACCCGACTCCTGCCTCTCCTCATCGTCCTCATGGCCGGTGTGCTGCTCGCGCTGGGCATCCCGCTGGGCGTCATCACGGCCGGTGTGGAGCAGCAGCGGGTGGTCGTCGACCGGATCGACGACGCCGCGCGCTTCGCCTCCCTCGCCCAGTTCGTCACCGCCCGCCCCGCCACGGACACCGACAGCAAGACTCCGGAGGAGGACGAGCGGCTGGCCACCCTCCGTACCGAGCTCGCGCGCTACTACGGCCTCTACGGGATCCGGGCCGGCGTCTTCTACCGCGATCACACTCCGATGGCCGCCGCTCCGGCCGGTATGCCGGTGCCCCGCGACGGCGAGGGCGCCCAGGCCTTCCGCGAGGCGCTGGCCGGCCGTCGCAGCCATGATCCGCACCAGATCTGGCCCTGGGACGACACCGGACGCATCCCGGTCGCCTCACCGGTGATCCGCGACGGCGATGTGGTCGCCGTCGTGATGACCGACTCGCCCACCGGCCACCTGCGCGCCGGCGTCCTGCGCAGCTGGCTGCTGATCGCGGCCGGGGAGTGCGCGGCCATGCTCGTCGCCGTCGCCGCGGCCTTCCGCCTCACCGGCTGGGTGCTGCGGCCGGTACGCGTCCTGGACACCGCCAGCCACGACATCGCCACCGGCCGGATGAACGCCCGCGTGGCGGCCACCGCAGGACCGCCCGAACTGCGCCGGCTGGCCCGCTCGTTCAACGAGATGGCCGACCACGTCGAGGACGTCCTGGAGCAGCAGCGCGCCTTCGTCGCCGACGCCTCCCACCAACTGCGCAACCCGCTGTCCGCGCTGCTGCTGCGCATCGAGCTGCTGGCCCTCGAACTCCCCGACGGCAATGCGGAGATCGCCTCGGTCCGCACCGAGGGCAAGCGGCTGGCCCGCGTCCTGGACGATCTGCTCGACCTCGCGCTGGCCGAACACACCGCCGCCGACCTCCAGCTCACCGATGTCGCGGCGCTGGCCGCCGAACGCGTCGACTCCTGGCGCCCGCTGGCCGACGACAAGGGCGTCCTCCTCACCTACGAAGGCCAGCGCGCCGTCACCGGCTGGGCCGACCCGGTCGCGCTGTCCAGCGCACTGGACGCCGTCGTCGACAACGCCCTGAAGTTCACCCCGGAAGGCCGGCCGGTCACCGTCGGCGTCGCGGCGGCGGGCGAGCGCGTCCATGTCACCGTCGCCGACCGCGGCCCCGGCCTGACCGATGACGAGCTGGCCCGGATCGGTGACCGCTTCTGGCGCAGCGGCCGCCACCAGAACGTCTCCGGCTCCGGGCTCGGCCTCTCGATCACCCGCGCCCTGCTCACCGCGGGCGGCGCCACCATCGCCTACGCCCCGCACCCGCCGCACGGGCTGAAGGTCACGGTCACCGTGCCGCGCACCGCTCCGTGA
- a CDS encoding amino acid ABC transporter ATP-binding protein: protein MSEVSVTKNAEGPAPAADRLVVLDNVNKHFGALHVLQDIDLTIHRGEVVVVIGPSGSGKSTLCRTINRLETIDSGSITIDGKPLPQEGRELARLRADVGMVFQSFNLFAHKTVLENVMLGQTKVRKTDKADAMAKARTLLDRVGVGTQADKYPAQLSGGQQQRVAIARALAMDPKVMLFDEPTSALDPEMINEVLDVMQQLARDGMTMIVVTHEMGFARSAANRVVFMADGRIVEEAEPNQFFNNPRSDRAKDFLSKILHH from the coding sequence ATGAGCGAAGTATCGGTGACCAAGAACGCCGAGGGTCCCGCGCCGGCAGCGGACCGGCTGGTCGTGCTGGACAACGTGAACAAGCACTTCGGCGCGCTGCACGTGCTCCAGGACATCGACCTGACGATCCACCGCGGCGAGGTCGTCGTCGTGATCGGGCCTTCGGGCTCGGGCAAGTCGACGCTCTGCCGCACGATCAACCGCCTGGAGACCATAGACAGCGGCAGCATCACGATCGACGGGAAGCCGTTGCCGCAGGAGGGACGGGAGCTGGCCCGGCTGCGCGCCGACGTGGGCATGGTCTTCCAGTCCTTCAATCTCTTCGCGCACAAGACGGTGCTCGAGAACGTGATGCTGGGGCAGACCAAGGTCCGCAAGACGGACAAGGCCGACGCCATGGCGAAGGCCCGTACCCTGCTCGACCGGGTCGGCGTCGGCACCCAGGCGGACAAGTACCCCGCGCAGCTCTCCGGCGGTCAGCAGCAACGGGTGGCGATCGCCCGTGCGCTGGCGATGGACCCGAAGGTGATGCTGTTCGACGAGCCCACGTCCGCGCTCGACCCGGAAATGATCAACGAGGTGCTGGACGTGATGCAGCAGCTCGCCCGGGACGGCATGACGATGATCGTGGTCACCCATGAGATGGGGTTCGCGCGCTCCGCAGCGAACCGGGTCGTCTTCATGGCGGACGGCCGCATCGTCGAAGAGGCCGAGCCGAACCAGTTCTTCAACAATCCGCGCAGCGACCGCGCCAAGGACTTCCTGTCGAAGATCCTCCACCACTGA